A part of Pararhizobium sp. A13 genomic DNA contains:
- a CDS encoding OsmC family protein: protein MTELKTRSRPTGATAVLGRTGFPHITSATGGEVSVVTGPSQPGFNPLDLLYASLSACLTMSARIAASQRGVLDRVTEISAEVTGEKATEGLSRVQTFNIVFTIKGDIDDETRNAIARAAEDEICTVSNTIRGNPDFFATVSG, encoded by the coding sequence ATGACGGAGTTGAAGACACGATCCCGACCGACGGGTGCAACCGCCGTTCTGGGCCGGACTGGATTTCCGCATATAACGTCAGCGACCGGGGGCGAAGTCAGCGTCGTCACCGGCCCATCGCAGCCCGGCTTCAATCCGCTCGACCTGCTTTACGCGTCTCTATCCGCCTGCCTGACCATGAGCGCCCGCATCGCCGCGAGCCAGAGGGGTGTGCTCGACAGGGTGACGGAAATCAGCGCAGAAGTGACCGGCGAGAAGGCGACGGAAGGACTTTCACGGGTTCAGACTTTCAACATCGTCTTTACGATCAAGGGCGACATCGACGACGAGACTCGCAATGCCATTGCGCGGGCGGCGGAAGACGAAATCTGCACAGTCAGCAACACCATCCGCGGCAATCCCGATTTCTTTGCCACTGTCTCCGGCTAG
- a CDS encoding GSCFA domain-containing protein encodes MSTFAFEQDGETRRTSRSFYRGTNTNFHPTDTSLNTPNAVDEYVMKGWKPSERFVTQATPIVAFGSCFATNISTYLHDRGYNVLNKRDNKAYVTKMGDGMVNTFAILQQFEWAWLNKHPTVDVWQGKKGEDYAYDESIRLETKELFDQAELFIITLGLSELWYDEPTGEVFWRAVPADAYDPHRHKFRTASHAETLANLRSIYGLIQRFRPNAKVLFSVSPIPLTATFRAVSCMTADAVSKATLRSALDEFLTTHQDEQKLFYFPSYEAVTRIYRNQWGDDRRHVRADVLAFNMKMFEHYYCSPGIAEIEMMNAYNHAWEMDLRKGETMRNRDVIAYAEHRAIKKEAKINARLEARRLEREQIVAERARLKKLEKASANENGRKKNLKTVGIRAVQLVVGIAALDSAISWAAFAFASF; translated from the coding sequence ATGTCGACGTTTGCTTTCGAGCAAGATGGCGAAACGCGCCGCACATCACGCAGCTTCTACCGGGGAACAAACACCAATTTTCATCCCACGGACACCTCCCTGAACACGCCGAATGCCGTCGATGAGTACGTCATGAAGGGCTGGAAGCCGTCCGAGAGGTTCGTCACCCAAGCGACACCCATCGTTGCCTTCGGCTCTTGCTTCGCAACGAACATCAGCACCTATCTCCACGACCGTGGCTATAACGTCCTGAACAAACGGGACAACAAGGCCTATGTCACGAAGATGGGTGACGGCATGGTCAACACCTTCGCGATTCTCCAGCAGTTCGAGTGGGCTTGGCTGAACAAGCATCCCACGGTTGACGTCTGGCAGGGAAAGAAAGGGGAGGATTACGCTTACGACGAGAGCATTCGTCTGGAAACGAAAGAACTGTTCGATCAGGCTGAACTGTTCATCATAACGCTTGGCCTGTCCGAGCTGTGGTACGATGAGCCGACGGGGGAAGTCTTTTGGAGGGCCGTGCCCGCGGACGCCTACGACCCTCATCGCCATAAATTCAGGACTGCCAGCCATGCCGAGACACTGGCAAACCTGCGGTCGATCTATGGCTTGATCCAGCGTTTCCGTCCGAATGCCAAGGTCCTCTTCTCCGTCTCCCCCATTCCGCTGACGGCGACCTTCCGTGCGGTCTCTTGCATGACCGCCGACGCCGTTTCGAAGGCGACATTGCGCAGCGCGTTGGACGAGTTCCTGACGACGCATCAAGACGAGCAAAAGCTGTTCTACTTCCCGAGCTATGAGGCTGTCACCCGGATCTATCGCAACCAGTGGGGTGACGACCGCCGCCATGTCCGTGCCGACGTGCTGGCGTTCAACATGAAGATGTTCGAGCATTACTACTGTTCTCCCGGCATTGCGGAGATCGAAATGATGAATGCCTATAATCATGCCTGGGAGATGGACCTGCGCAAGGGTGAGACCATGCGCAATCGCGATGTGATCGCTTACGCTGAGCACAGGGCCATCAAGAAGGAAGCAAAGATCAACGCCCGTCTTGAAGCCCGTCGGCTGGAGCGGGAGCAAATCGTCGCGGAGCGGGCGCGCCTGAAGAAACTCGAGAAAGCCAGTGCAAACGAGAACGGGCGGAAGAAGAACCTGAAGACAGTGGGGATACGCGCGGTCCAGTTGGTGGTTGGTATTGCCGCGCTCGACAGCGCCATCAGTTGGGCGGCTTTTGCTTTCGCATCCTTCTGA
- a CDS encoding TIGR02300 family protein: MAKAELGTKRIDPETGRKFYDLNKDPIVSPYTGKSYPLSFFEETSVAKVLEKAAEEDEIQEVDAENTEVELVSLEDADGEAAGGDDLPDLGDDDVEIEGDDDDTFLEEDDEDEDGLSDLIGVSDDDDEV; this comes from the coding sequence GTGGCAAAAGCGGAACTTGGAACAAAACGCATCGATCCGGAAACGGGCCGTAAGTTCTACGACCTGAACAAGGATCCGATCGTTTCTCCCTACACCGGCAAATCCTACCCGTTGTCCTTCTTCGAAGAGACCTCCGTCGCCAAGGTGCTGGAAAAGGCTGCCGAGGAGGACGAGATCCAGGAAGTCGACGCCGAAAACACGGAAGTCGAGCTGGTTTCGCTCGAGGATGCCGACGGCGAAGCAGCCGGCGGCGACGATCTTCCGGATCTGGGCGACGACGATGTCGAAATCGAAGGTGACGACGACGATACCTTCCTCGAGGAAGACGACGAAGACGAAGACGGCCTTTCCGATCTGATCGGCGTTTCGGACGACGACGACGAGGTCTAA
- the cmk gene encoding (d)CMP kinase, producing the protein MTFIIAIDGPAAAGKGTLSRRIAEDYGFHHLDTGLTYRATAKALLDAGLPLDDELLAEEMAREVELAGLDRAVLSVHSIGEAASKIAVMPLVRQALVEAQRAFSKREPGAVLDGRDIGTVVCPDAPVKLYVTASPEVRARRRFDEIVANGIPADYLEILADIVKRDERDMGRADSPLRPADDAHLLDTSEMSIEAAFLAAKSIIDAALKH; encoded by the coding sequence ATGACATTCATCATTGCCATCGACGGTCCCGCGGCTGCGGGCAAGGGAACTCTGTCGCGCCGGATTGCAGAGGACTATGGCTTTCACCATCTCGATACCGGGCTGACCTATCGCGCCACTGCCAAGGCCCTGCTCGATGCGGGCCTGCCGCTCGACGACGAGCTGCTGGCCGAGGAGATGGCGCGCGAGGTCGAGCTTGCCGGGCTTGATCGTGCCGTCCTTTCGGTCCATTCCATCGGCGAGGCGGCGTCGAAGATCGCGGTGATGCCGCTCGTCCGCCAGGCACTGGTCGAGGCGCAGCGTGCGTTTTCGAAGCGTGAGCCGGGCGCGGTGCTCGACGGCCGCGACATCGGCACGGTTGTCTGCCCCGATGCGCCGGTGAAACTCTATGTCACGGCGTCCCCTGAAGTCAGGGCGCGCCGCCGCTTCGACGAGATCGTGGCAAACGGCATTCCGGCCGATTATCTGGAGATCCTGGCCGACATCGTCAAGCGTGACGAACGCGACATGGGCCGCGCCGACAGCCCGCTTCGCCCGGCCGACGACGCGCACTTGCTTGATACGTCCGAAATGAGTATAGAGGCCGCATTCTTGGCGGCGAAGAGCATCATCGATGCCGCATTGAAGCACTAA
- the rpsA gene encoding 30S ribosomal protein S1 yields the protein MSQANPTRDDFAALLQESFATQDLAEGYVTKGIVTAIEKDVAIVDVGLKVEGRIALKEFGAKAKDGTLKVGDEVEVYVERIENALGEAVLSREKARREESWVRLEVKFEAGERVEGVIFNQVKGGFTVDLDGAVAFLPRSQVDIRPIRDVTPLMHNPQPFEILKMDKRRGNIVVSRRTVLEESRAEQRSEIVQNLEEGQVVDGVVKNITDYGAFVDLGGIDGLLHVTDMAWRRVNHPSEILNIGQQVKVQIIRINQETHRISLGMKQLESDPWDGIGAKYPVGKKISGTVTNITDYGAFVELEPGIEGLIHISEMSWTKKNVHPGKILSTTQEVDVVVLEVDPTKRRISLGLKQTLENPWQAFAHSHPAGTEVEGEVKNKTEFGLFIGLDGDVDGMVHLSDLDWNRPGEQVIEEYNKGDVVKAVVLDVDVEKERISLGIKQLGKDAVGDAAASGDLRKNAVVSCEVIAINDGGIEVKLVNHEDLTSFIRRADLSRDRDEQRPERFSVGQVVDARVTNFSKKDRKVMLSIKALEIAEEKEAVAQFGSSDSGASLGDILGAALKNRSGE from the coding sequence ATGTCTCAAGCTAACCCCACCCGCGACGATTTCGCCGCCCTGCTGCAGGAATCCTTTGCCACGCAGGATCTTGCCGAAGGCTACGTCACCAAGGGTATTGTTACGGCCATCGAGAAGGACGTCGCGATCGTCGACGTCGGTCTGAAGGTCGAAGGCCGCATCGCTCTCAAGGAATTCGGCGCCAAGGCCAAGGACGGCACGCTGAAGGTCGGCGATGAAGTCGAAGTCTATGTCGAGCGCATCGAAAACGCGCTGGGCGAAGCTGTTCTGTCGCGCGAGAAGGCTCGCCGCGAAGAGAGCTGGGTCCGCCTCGAAGTCAAGTTCGAAGCCGGCGAACGCGTCGAAGGCGTCATCTTCAACCAGGTCAAGGGTGGTTTCACCGTCGATCTCGATGGTGCCGTTGCCTTCCTGCCGCGCTCCCAGGTCGACATCCGTCCGATCCGCGACGTCACGCCGCTGATGCACAACCCGCAGCCCTTCGAAATCCTCAAGATGGACAAGCGCCGTGGCAACATCGTCGTGTCGCGCCGCACGGTTCTTGAAGAGTCGCGTGCTGAACAGCGTTCGGAAATCGTCCAGAACCTCGAAGAAGGCCAGGTTGTTGACGGCGTCGTCAAGAACATCACCGATTACGGTGCGTTCGTTGACCTCGGCGGCATCGACGGCCTGCTGCACGTCACCGACATGGCATGGCGCCGCGTCAACCATCCGTCGGAAATCCTGAACATCGGCCAGCAGGTCAAGGTTCAGATCATCCGCATCAACCAGGAAACCCACCGCATCTCGCTCGGCATGAAGCAGCTCGAGTCGGATCCGTGGGATGGCATCGGTGCCAAGTACCCGGTCGGCAAGAAGATCTCCGGTACCGTCACCAACATCACCGACTACGGTGCATTCGTAGAGCTGGAACCGGGCATCGAAGGCCTGATCCACATCTCCGAAATGTCCTGGACCAAGAAGAACGTACATCCCGGCAAAATCCTGTCCACGACGCAGGAAGTCGACGTTGTCGTTCTCGAAGTCGACCCGACCAAGCGCCGCATCTCGCTCGGCCTCAAGCAGACGCTCGAGAACCCGTGGCAAGCCTTCGCGCACAGCCATCCGGCTGGCACGGAAGTTGAAGGCGAAGTCAAGAACAAGACCGAATTCGGCCTGTTCATCGGTCTCGACGGTGATGTCGACGGCATGGTGCATCTGTCCGATCTCGACTGGAACCGTCCGGGCGAGCAGGTCATCGAGGAATACAACAAGGGCGACGTCGTCAAGGCTGTCGTTCTCGATGTGGACGTCGAAAAGGAGCGCATCTCGCTCGGCATCAAGCAGCTCGGCAAGGATGCGGTCGGCGACGCCGCTGCTTCCGGCGATCTGCGCAAGAACGCTGTCGTCTCGTGCGAAGTCATCGCCATCAACGATGGTGGCATCGAAGTGAAGCTCGTCAACCACGAAGACCTCACCTCGTTCATCCGCCGTGCCGATCTGTCGCGTGACCGCGACGAGCAGCGTCCGGAGCGTTTCTCCGTTGGTCAGGTTGTTGACGCTCGCGTCACCAACTTCTCCAAGAAGGACCGCAAGGTCATGCTGTCGATCAAGGCGCTTGAAATCGCTGAAGAGAAGGAAGCCGTCGCACAGTTCGGTTCGTCCGACTCGGGCGCTTCGCTCGGCGACATCCTCGGCGCGGCTCTGAAGAACCGCTCGGGCGAATAA
- a CDS encoding nicotinate phosphoribosyltransferase: MNPANLILNTDSYKFSHFLQYPPGTSAISAYIETRGHQDQADVLFFGLQMFLKEYLGKPVNRADIDEAEAIVTAHGLPFHRAGWMRIVDQFGGYLPLEIRALPEGTLIRRGVPMVQVVNTDPQCFWLTSYIETSLLRAVWYPSSVASNARKVKQIIRPMLEKTCDDPEAVLPFRLHDFGARGVGAFEQAGIGGAAHLVNFMGTDTVTGVLYARRYYGAEMAGFSIPASEHSTMTAWGVEREAEAYSNMIDRFAGGGMFAVVSDSYDINYAVSEIWGEQLREKVRACGGTLVIRPDSGDPIETPVHVVKQLDYHFGSTLNAKGYKVLDKSVRVIQGDGISNADISQVLGRLEAFGFSAENIAFGMGGGLLQKVNRDTYSFAMKTNARLDESGRWHDVFKRPATMNVKASKAGRQAVVSGLGGLEAARLDELKDRRNHLEPVWRNGELLRDWSFEEIRERAK; encoded by the coding sequence ATGAATCCGGCCAACCTGATCCTCAACACCGATAGCTACAAGTTCAGCCATTTCCTGCAATACCCGCCCGGCACAAGCGCCATCTCCGCCTACATCGAAACGCGCGGCCATCAGGATCAGGCCGATGTCTTGTTCTTCGGCCTGCAGATGTTTTTGAAGGAATATCTCGGCAAACCGGTGAACCGCGCCGATATCGACGAAGCCGAGGCGATCGTCACGGCGCACGGCCTGCCATTCCATCGCGCCGGCTGGATGCGTATCGTCGATCAGTTCGGCGGTTATCTGCCGCTGGAGATCCGGGCCCTGCCGGAAGGAACGCTCATTCGCCGCGGCGTGCCGATGGTGCAGGTGGTCAATACCGATCCGCAATGTTTCTGGCTGACCTCCTATATCGAGACCTCGCTGCTGCGCGCCGTCTGGTACCCGTCTTCCGTCGCCAGCAATGCCCGCAAGGTCAAGCAGATCATCCGGCCGATGCTCGAAAAGACCTGCGACGATCCGGAAGCCGTGCTGCCCTTCCGCCTGCATGATTTTGGCGCCCGTGGCGTCGGCGCCTTCGAGCAGGCGGGCATCGGCGGGGCCGCCCATCTTGTCAACTTCATGGGGACCGATACCGTGACCGGCGTGCTCTATGCCCGGCGGTATTACGGCGCCGAGATGGCCGGTTTCTCGATCCCAGCCTCCGAACATTCGACGATGACCGCCTGGGGCGTCGAGCGTGAGGCGGAAGCCTATTCCAACATGATCGACCGCTTCGCCGGTGGCGGCATGTTCGCGGTTGTCTCCGACAGTTACGATATCAATTACGCGGTCTCGGAAATCTGGGGCGAGCAACTGCGGGAGAAGGTGAGGGCCTGCGGCGGCACGCTGGTCATCCGCCCCGACAGCGGTGATCCCATCGAAACGCCCGTCCATGTCGTCAAGCAGCTGGATTATCATTTCGGTTCGACGCTGAACGCCAAGGGCTACAAGGTCCTCGACAAGTCCGTGCGCGTCATCCAGGGCGACGGCATTTCCAACGCCGATATCAGCCAGGTCCTCGGCCGGCTGGAGGCTTTCGGTTTTTCCGCGGAAAATATCGCTTTCGGCATGGGTGGCGGCCTGTTGCAGAAGGTCAATCGGGACACTTATTCCTTCGCCATGAAGACCAACGCGCGGCTGGATGAATCCGGCAGATGGCACGATGTCTTCAAGCGCCCCGCGACCATGAACGTCAAGGCCTCCAAGGCCGGCCGCCAAGCGGTCGTTAGCGGCCTCGGCGGGCTGGAAGCGGCGCGCCTCGACGAACTCAAGGACCGGCGCAACCATCTGGAACCGGTCTGGAGGAATGGCGAGCTTCTGCGGGACTGGAGCTTTGAGGAAATTCGCGAACGCGCCAAATAG
- a CDS encoding DUF6665 family protein, producing the protein MTVRPPQSLSPSFTRDSGFNLLEYELMSERADALGRHGLKVEKAIAALGVLNDAATTPDRREQLLNDAADAVWAFFIQREICGLRSNRDAVQRYGIPKEVMARLGIIRKA; encoded by the coding sequence ATGACAGTCCGTCCGCCCCAATCCCTGTCGCCGTCCTTCACGAGAGATTCCGGCTTCAATCTCCTGGAATACGAGCTGATGTCCGAGCGAGCTGATGCGCTTGGGCGCCACGGCTTGAAGGTGGAAAAGGCGATCGCGGCCCTCGGCGTGCTTAACGATGCGGCAACGACGCCGGACAGGCGGGAGCAGTTGCTGAACGACGCCGCCGATGCCGTCTGGGCGTTCTTCATCCAGCGGGAGATCTGCGGCCTGCGCTCGAACCGCGACGCGGTCCAGCGCTACGGTATCCCGAAGGAAGTCATGGCGCGGCTCGGGATCATTCGCAAGGCCTGA
- a CDS encoding ribonuclease D yields the protein MANTIRFHEGDISAEDAARYKGAIAIDTETLGLIPRRDRLCVVQLSPGDGTADVIQIAKGQRQAPNLVAMLEDPIRQKIFHFGRFDIAVLFHTFGVTTTPVFCTKIASRLTRTYTDRHGLKDNLKELLDVDISKQQQSSDWAAETLSPAQLEYAASDVLHLHALRDKLTARLIRDGRMEHADACFAFLPTRAKLDLIGWEETDIFAHS from the coding sequence ATGGCAAATACAATACGGTTTCACGAAGGCGACATCTCCGCGGAAGACGCCGCTCGCTACAAGGGCGCGATCGCCATCGACACCGAGACGCTCGGGCTCATTCCGCGCCGCGACCGGCTCTGCGTCGTCCAGCTTTCGCCGGGCGACGGCACGGCCGACGTGATCCAGATCGCCAAGGGCCAGAGGCAAGCGCCGAACCTCGTCGCCATGCTCGAAGATCCGATCCGCCAGAAGATCTTCCATTTCGGCCGCTTCGACATCGCGGTGCTGTTCCACACCTTTGGCGTCACGACGACGCCGGTGTTCTGCACCAAGATCGCCTCCCGGCTGACGCGGACCTATACCGATCGCCACGGCCTGAAGGACAATCTCAAGGAACTGCTCGACGTCGATATTTCCAAGCAGCAGCAATCCTCCGACTGGGCGGCCGAAACGCTGTCGCCAGCGCAGCTGGAATATGCGGCCTCCGACGTGCTGCACCTGCATGCGCTGCGCGACAAGCTGACAGCGCGGCTGATCCGCGACGGCCGGATGGAGCACGCCGACGCCTGCTTCGCCTTCCTGCCGACCCGCGCCAAGCTTGACCTGATCGGTTGGGAAGAGACAGACATTTTCGCCCATAGCTGA
- a CDS encoding hydroxyacid dehydrogenase, which yields MPETHRPLVICAPEPRTLDLIFTPQALAQLKAKYRIVEADPENIAGLGDDILGEARYVIGQPPLSAETLARLSGLRCILNVESNLINNMPYEVLFARGIHVVTTGQVFAEPVAELGLAMALNIARGIVNADVDFREGRELWGGEGNAKARLLSGADVGILGFGDLGKALNRVLTGFRTKTRVYDPWMPASILIDHGVKPSSLEEVLTESDFIFVVAAVTSENQHFLGADAFASMRAGAAFILLSRANVVDFDALMAAVASGHIVAASDVFPEEPLPLDHPVRNLKGFLRSPHRAGALDSAFKKMGDMVLEDMDLMDRNLPPMRCKRAERETVSRMRSKPVTVN from the coding sequence ATGCCTGAAACGCACCGCCCCCTGGTCATCTGCGCGCCGGAGCCGCGCACGCTCGACCTGATCTTCACGCCGCAGGCTCTGGCACAGCTCAAGGCGAAATACCGGATCGTCGAGGCCGATCCGGAGAACATCGCCGGGTTGGGTGACGATATTCTCGGTGAAGCCCGCTATGTCATCGGCCAGCCGCCGCTCAGCGCCGAAACACTTGCACGCCTGTCTGGACTGCGCTGCATCCTCAATGTCGAAAGCAACCTGATCAACAACATGCCTTATGAGGTGCTGTTCGCCCGCGGCATTCATGTGGTGACGACCGGCCAGGTCTTTGCCGAGCCGGTTGCGGAACTCGGGCTTGCCATGGCGCTGAACATCGCCCGCGGCATCGTCAATGCGGATGTCGATTTCCGCGAGGGCCGGGAGCTCTGGGGCGGCGAGGGCAACGCCAAGGCGCGGCTTCTCTCCGGCGCCGATGTCGGTATCCTCGGTTTCGGCGATCTCGGCAAGGCGCTGAACCGGGTCCTTACCGGCTTCCGCACCAAGACGCGCGTCTACGATCCGTGGATGCCGGCTTCGATCCTGATCGATCACGGCGTCAAGCCGTCGAGCCTCGAGGAAGTGCTGACGGAGAGCGACTTCATCTTCGTCGTTGCGGCGGTCACCAGCGAGAACCAGCATTTCCTCGGTGCCGACGCCTTTGCCAGCATGCGGGCCGGCGCCGCCTTCATCCTGCTCAGCCGTGCCAATGTGGTGGATTTCGATGCGCTGATGGCGGCGGTCGCAAGCGGCCACATCGTTGCGGCAAGCGATGTTTTTCCGGAGGAGCCTCTACCGCTCGACCATCCCGTTCGAAACCTCAAGGGTTTCCTGCGCTCCCCCCATCGGGCCGGCGCGCTCGACAGTGCCTTCAAGAAGATGGGCGATATGGTGCTCGAGGACATGGACCTGATGGACCGCAACCTGCCGCCGATGCGCTGCAAGCGGGCGGAGCGCGAGACGGTTTCGCGCATGCGCTCCAAGCCCGTCACCGTCAACTGA